One genomic window of Paenibacillus xylanilyticus includes the following:
- a CDS encoding amino acid ABC transporter substrate-binding protein: MRKKAIFLLFISVCMIIVAGCSSSGSKDDNSIVVGIDDKFAPMGFRDEQNEIVGFDIDYARAAAEKMGKEVTFQPIDWSSKESELNSGRIDMIWNGYTITDERKEKVLFTKPYLENSQVAITLADSPITKLDELDGKNVGLQALSSAADALAASPLKDKVKASEFKDNVLALTDLKTKRLDAVIIDEVVARYYMSKEEGTFKLLDESLAPEQYGIGIKKGNEELLNQLQKALDELNADGTAAEISTKWLGEDKVLK, encoded by the coding sequence ATGAGAAAAAAAGCGATATTCCTATTATTCATCAGCGTATGCATGATCATTGTGGCAGGTTGTTCGAGCTCGGGAAGCAAGGACGACAACTCCATTGTTGTGGGGATTGATGACAAGTTCGCCCCAATGGGATTCCGGGATGAACAAAATGAAATTGTAGGCTTCGACATTGATTATGCCAGAGCTGCAGCGGAGAAAATGGGTAAAGAAGTGACCTTTCAGCCGATCGACTGGTCTTCCAAAGAATCAGAGCTGAACAGCGGCCGGATTGACATGATCTGGAACGGGTACACGATTACGGACGAACGCAAGGAGAAAGTGCTGTTCACGAAGCCGTATTTGGAAAACAGTCAGGTTGCGATTACACTGGCCGATTCCCCAATTACGAAGCTGGATGAGCTGGATGGCAAAAATGTGGGATTGCAGGCTCTGTCTTCAGCGGCAGATGCACTCGCAGCCAGTCCACTGAAGGACAAAGTGAAGGCTTCCGAATTCAAGGATAACGTTCTTGCACTGACGGATCTGAAGACGAAACGTCTGGATGCCGTTATCATTGATGAAGTGGTGGCAAGATACTACATGTCGAAGGAAGAGGGTACGTTCAAATTGCTGGATGAATCCCTTGCACCGGAGCAATATGGTATTGGTATCAAAAAAGGTAACGAGGAACTGCTCAATCAGCTGCAAAAAGCATTGGATGAACTGAATGCCGACGGAACGGCTGCCGAGATCTCAACCAAGTGGTTGGGTGAAGACAAGGTATTGAAATAG
- a CDS encoding amino acid ABC transporter permease translates to MSWDYISTILKPMLEGAQTTIFMFLLAIVLSIPLGFVVTLAMRSQIKPLAWIAHTYVYVMRGTPLLLQVLFFCFGLPLLPVIGDYLVFDRFVAAAIAFILNYAAYFAEIFRGGLLSIDKGQHEAAQVLGLTKWQTMTKVIIPQMIRVVLPATANESITLIKDTALLYAVAVPELLYYAQAAVNRDLQLIPFFVAAIMYLLMTLVLTLLFKALEKRFSFE, encoded by the coding sequence ATGAGTTGGGATTATATATCTACTATTTTGAAACCTATGCTTGAGGGAGCCCAGACAACGATCTTTATGTTCTTGCTCGCCATCGTGCTGTCCATACCGCTTGGATTCGTGGTCACCCTGGCGATGAGAAGCCAAATTAAACCACTGGCATGGATTGCACATACGTACGTCTATGTCATGCGGGGAACACCACTGCTTCTACAGGTACTATTCTTCTGTTTCGGTCTTCCGCTGCTTCCTGTCATTGGCGATTACCTGGTGTTTGATCGTTTCGTTGCTGCGGCAATTGCATTCATTCTGAACTATGCGGCGTACTTTGCCGAAATTTTCAGGGGGGGTTTGCTCTCCATCGACAAAGGGCAGCATGAAGCTGCACAGGTTCTCGGCTTAACCAAGTGGCAGACGATGACCAAAGTCATTATTCCACAGATGATTCGGGTCGTATTGCCTGCAACGGCGAATGAGTCCATTACTTTGATTAAGGATACGGCTCTGCTCTATGCGGTTGCGGTTCCTGAATTGCTGTATTACGCCCAAGCCGCGGTCAACCGGGATTTGCAGCTCATCCCATTTTTCGTTGCAGCGATCATGTATCTACTCATGACATTGGTGCTCACACTGCTGTTCAAAGCGCTGGAGAAGCGGTTTTCATTTGAATAA
- a CDS encoding amino acid ABC transporter ATP-binding protein yields MTHIIEVNQLRKSFGTLDVLKQVTFNVTPGEVIAVIGPSGSGKSTMLRSLIHLEDISGGTIRIQDQTLVDNGRYAGTAEIRKITDRMGMVFQHFNLFPHLTVQANLELAPKTLKKESNAIIRQRSLELLGKVGLSDKADAYPANLSGGQKQRVAIARALMMQPDILLFDEPTSALDPELTGEVLRVIKDLAQENMTMMIVTHEMSFARDVADRVFFMDNGEIAEEGPPEQIFGNPKLNRTRTFLQRVEIDS; encoded by the coding sequence ATGACACATATTATAGAAGTGAATCAGTTAAGAAAATCATTCGGCACACTTGATGTACTGAAGCAGGTAACCTTTAATGTGACACCGGGTGAAGTCATTGCCGTGATTGGCCCATCAGGCTCGGGCAAGAGTACGATGCTGCGCAGCCTGATTCATCTGGAGGATATCTCCGGTGGAACGATTCGCATTCAGGATCAGACACTGGTTGATAATGGCCGTTATGCAGGGACTGCGGAAATTCGCAAAATCACGGATCGGATGGGGATGGTGTTTCAGCACTTTAATCTGTTCCCGCATCTGACTGTACAAGCCAATCTGGAACTCGCACCGAAGACGTTGAAAAAGGAAAGCAATGCAATTATTCGGCAGCGCAGCCTGGAACTGCTCGGTAAAGTCGGGCTGTCCGACAAGGCGGACGCCTATCCGGCCAATCTGTCCGGTGGACAGAAACAGCGCGTAGCCATTGCTCGTGCACTGATGATGCAGCCGGACATTCTGCTGTTTGATGAGCCGACGTCAGCACTCGATCCCGAGTTGACTGGAGAAGTGCTGCGAGTCATTAAAGACCTCGCACAGGAGAATATGACGATGATGATCGTTACCCATGAGATGAGCTTCGCTCGCGATGTTGCGGACCGGGTTTTCTTCATGGACAATGGCGAAATTGCTGAAGAAGGCCCGCCGGAGCAAATCTTCGGCAACCCCAAGCTGAATCGCACTCGCACCTTTCTTCAGCGGGTGGAAATCGATTCTTAA
- a CDS encoding RICIN domain-containing protein, with the protein MQRVYKLWNKLSAMMLLFVLLAVSMGSGNALGAASSSTTSNTTRVSVHDPSIYYDSSTNKYYIYGSHLAQASSTDLRNWSYEGTQGYANSTLYAPSTFEGYYYIKNKNSSLYLDVADGSSADGTSIRQWSYNGSDAQKFRIMHYGNGDYYLLTANSAYKSAIDVNSGSAADGALIEQWAYWGGTMQLFRIQQNADGSVAFLTKASGYTGALDVAGGSTTAGANIQQWNYWGGEMQKWELVKAGGTGNASRSSGAALTSALAVSYAWAGYNDQDSSGGHAVWAPASPIYNASYTWADGSKGAYMLYYSTSSTYIRSAIGFGVSKSVKGPYEYIDTIIYSGFTNGSNPITTTSSLGTKTVNTWYQHTNIPELIDKGSLSGTRSGWFLSNGGFNNTLFPNAIDPTLTYDSSGKLWMSYGSWSGGIYILQINPDTGQPIYPGSDNGNTDRYFGKRIAGGYGKTGEAPYIVYDKGAGYYYLYVTYGGLANEGGYHIRLYRSATIDGTYTDAAGNQAVYASASVDQSTRGIKLFGNYAFSGIPLGYKSGGHNSAFVDTDGARYLIYHTRFNNGTEYHEVRAHQQFLNADKWPVTAVYEFLGSSISSTGYSTSDMTGTYQFVNMGLDASISGVGMLPTQSVTLNSNGTITGAVTGTWSNTAGTYYCTMVINGVTYKGVFFKQKNESASHNEVMTFSLIGSNNQSIWGSK; encoded by the coding sequence ATGCAACGTGTATACAAGCTATGGAACAAGCTGAGCGCAATGATGCTCTTATTTGTGCTTCTGGCTGTCAGCATGGGCAGTGGGAATGCACTAGGGGCCGCAAGTTCATCAACAACTTCGAATACAACCCGGGTGTCTGTGCATGACCCTTCCATTTATTATGATTCGTCCACGAACAAGTACTACATTTATGGATCTCATCTGGCTCAAGCCAGCAGCACGGATCTCCGAAACTGGTCTTACGAGGGAACGCAGGGGTATGCCAACAGTACCTTGTACGCACCATCCACCTTTGAAGGGTATTATTACATCAAAAATAAAAATAGCAGCCTCTACCTGGATGTCGCCGATGGCTCGTCTGCCGACGGGACAAGCATACGGCAGTGGTCCTATAACGGCTCTGATGCGCAGAAGTTCAGAATTATGCACTACGGCAATGGGGACTACTATCTCCTCACCGCCAACTCGGCCTATAAAAGTGCCATCGACGTTAATAGCGGCTCAGCTGCCGATGGAGCTCTCATTGAGCAGTGGGCCTATTGGGGCGGTACGATGCAGTTGTTCCGGATCCAGCAAAATGCGGATGGCTCCGTTGCTTTCCTGACCAAGGCTTCCGGTTATACTGGTGCGCTGGATGTGGCAGGTGGCAGCACGACTGCTGGCGCCAATATACAGCAGTGGAACTACTGGGGCGGAGAGATGCAGAAATGGGAGCTGGTCAAGGCAGGCGGTACCGGTAATGCCTCCCGCAGCTCGGGAGCTGCCTTGACATCTGCCTTGGCCGTTTCCTATGCATGGGCTGGATATAATGACCAAGACAGCTCTGGTGGTCATGCGGTATGGGCGCCTGCATCGCCAATCTACAATGCTTCATACACATGGGCGGACGGTTCCAAGGGAGCCTACATGCTGTATTACTCCACTTCTTCCACCTATATTCGCTCAGCTATCGGATTCGGTGTATCCAAATCCGTGAAGGGGCCGTACGAATACATCGATACGATTATCTACTCTGGATTCACAAATGGGAGCAATCCAATTACGACCACGTCCTCACTTGGAACCAAAACCGTAAACACGTGGTATCAGCATACCAACATTCCTGAGCTGATCGACAAAGGCAGTCTGTCCGGCACGCGGAGCGGTTGGTTCTTGAGCAATGGAGGCTTTAACAATACTCTGTTCCCGAATGCCATCGACCCTACCTTAACGTACGACAGTTCCGGAAAGTTGTGGATGAGCTACGGGTCTTGGTCAGGAGGAATTTATATTCTGCAAATTAATCCGGATACCGGACAGCCTATCTATCCGGGATCAGATAACGGCAATACCGACCGTTATTTCGGCAAGCGTATTGCTGGAGGTTACGGTAAAACAGGAGAAGCTCCCTATATCGTTTATGACAAGGGTGCAGGGTATTACTACCTATATGTAACCTACGGCGGTCTGGCCAATGAAGGTGGTTACCATATCCGCTTGTACCGTTCTGCGACAATCGACGGAACGTATACCGACGCTGCGGGTAATCAGGCCGTATATGCCTCCGCTTCAGTCGACCAGTCGACTCGTGGCATAAAACTTTTTGGTAACTATGCATTCTCAGGCATACCGCTCGGTTACAAATCAGGAGGGCATAACTCTGCTTTTGTAGATACGGATGGTGCAAGGTATTTGATCTACCATACCCGGTTCAATAACGGGACCGAGTATCATGAGGTTCGTGCGCATCAGCAATTCCTGAACGCCGACAAATGGCCGGTGACGGCCGTATACGAGTTTTTGGGAAGCAGCATCTCGTCCACGGGTTATAGCACAAGCGACATGACGGGAACGTATCAGTTCGTCAACATGGGACTGGATGCTTCCATCAGCGGTGTGGGCATGCTGCCTACCCAAAGCGTGACGCTGAATTCCAATGGTACGATCACCGGTGCAGTAACCGGTACGTGGTCCAATACTGCCGGTACGTATTACTGCACGATGGTTATTAACGGTGTGACCTACAAGGGCGTATTCTTCAAACAGAAAAATGAGTCGGCCAGTCATAATGAAGTCATGACCTTCTCGTTGATCGGGTCCAACAATCAATCGATCTGGGGGTCCAAATAG
- a CDS encoding CotH kinase family protein, with translation MNNLLQKVAVTALSVTMVTSSFGLVVSPNAAYAAEDTAATTTSTGITQAYESLFQTDNVIDINVTIDDADWESMLESPLDKDYKKVSVEVDGNKLDNVGFSTKGNLTLKSVASMEDSDRYSFRLKFDKYDKTQSLLGLDKMVLNNNYADPSYMREVLHYEALRSIGMDVPMTNYVNLYVNGELVGFYTGVEAVDDSYLERNYGEDYEDGVLYDTDERSYLQYEEGSDYSTLTEDLGTDENKTKLKNFIKTLNDMPEGEKGDIESVLDVDSALQYIAGNMVFGNYDSYNGDKGHNYMLYSDADGKFTVVPWDFNMSFNGYSGGGGRGTTTTGSTTTNTNATNVSVDEPVLGISMENVPMINNLLAVPEYKEKYLSYVNELTDYLEGIQDRITELADVIRPYVEADPTKFYTTEQFESNIAYSANADAAGGMGGTPPEGFEGMTPPEGMEGMTPPEGFEGMTPPDGTTPPSQPDGTSGTEPTDAAGSTGNTQARPGGNFGGGGGMGSMAAGSLTTFALNRLANLQEQLGREVTPLPETTEDASSETSTETGTTDQTITVTLDGQAISFPDQDPLEQSGRVMVPVNAILEALGAEVTWDKTAKTVTAVLNDQTLVLQIGSSTATVNGETLDIDAPAIILNSRTLVPVRFISEGLGLTVDWDQTAAQVSLTSN, from the coding sequence TTGAATAATTTACTACAAAAAGTTGCAGTAACGGCACTGTCTGTGACGATGGTAACGTCGTCATTCGGCTTGGTCGTTAGCCCTAACGCTGCGTATGCCGCAGAGGATACGGCGGCGACAACGACCAGCACAGGCATTACGCAAGCTTACGAATCATTATTCCAGACAGATAATGTCATTGATATCAACGTTACGATTGATGATGCAGATTGGGAGAGCATGCTTGAAAGTCCGCTCGATAAGGATTACAAGAAGGTCAGCGTGGAAGTGGATGGCAACAAGCTGGATAATGTCGGTTTCTCCACCAAAGGCAATCTGACACTGAAGTCGGTAGCATCCATGGAAGATTCGGACCGTTACAGCTTCAGACTGAAGTTTGATAAATACGATAAAACGCAATCCCTGCTTGGCCTCGATAAAATGGTATTGAACAACAACTACGCGGATCCATCGTACATGCGAGAAGTTCTTCACTATGAAGCGCTGCGTAGTATCGGTATGGATGTACCGATGACGAACTACGTCAACCTGTACGTCAACGGCGAATTGGTTGGTTTCTATACAGGTGTTGAAGCAGTGGATGACAGCTACCTGGAGCGGAACTACGGTGAAGATTACGAAGACGGTGTCCTCTATGATACCGACGAGAGAAGTTATCTTCAATATGAAGAGGGCAGCGACTACAGCACACTCACTGAAGATTTGGGTACGGACGAGAATAAAACCAAACTCAAAAACTTTATCAAAACGCTGAATGACATGCCTGAAGGAGAAAAAGGCGATATCGAGAGCGTGCTCGACGTTGATTCCGCACTTCAGTATATCGCGGGAAACATGGTTTTCGGCAACTATGACAGCTATAACGGCGACAAAGGGCATAACTACATGCTCTACAGCGATGCCGATGGCAAGTTCACGGTTGTACCTTGGGACTTTAACATGTCCTTCAATGGGTATTCGGGTGGAGGCGGACGTGGAACAACGACAACCGGATCCACTACGACCAATACCAATGCAACGAACGTATCCGTGGACGAGCCTGTACTTGGCATAAGCATGGAAAATGTACCGATGATTAACAACCTGCTTGCCGTGCCGGAGTATAAGGAAAAATACTTGAGCTACGTCAACGAGTTGACGGATTACCTGGAAGGCATCCAAGACCGTATTACAGAACTTGCTGATGTCATCCGACCTTATGTAGAAGCAGATCCAACCAAATTCTACACAACCGAACAGTTCGAATCCAACATCGCTTACTCTGCTAACGCAGATGCAGCTGGCGGCATGGGTGGAACGCCACCGGAAGGGTTCGAAGGCATGACGCCGCCAGAGGGCATGGAGGGTATGACGCCGCCTGAAGGTTTTGAAGGAATGACACCTCCAGATGGAACGACACCACCTTCGCAGCCGGATGGCACCAGCGGAACAGAACCAACAGATGCGGCAGGGAGCACAGGAAATACGCAGGCACGTCCCGGCGGTAACTTCGGCGGTGGCGGAGGTATGGGCTCCATGGCAGCAGGATCGCTGACGACGTTTGCCCTGAACCGACTTGCGAACTTGCAAGAGCAGCTCGGACGCGAAGTGACACCGCTGCCTGAGACTACGGAAGATGCAAGCTCGGAAACTTCTACTGAAACGGGAACAACAGACCAAACCATTACCGTTACTTTGGATGGCCAAGCCATTTCGTTCCCGGATCAGGATCCGCTGGAGCAGAGCGGCCGGGTGATGGTGCCTGTCAATGCCATTCTTGAAGCGCTGGGTGCCGAGGTGACTTGGGACAAAACGGCGAAGACGGTAACTGCCGTTCTGAACGACCAGACACTCGTACTCCAGATTGGAAGCAGTACCGCAACGGTGAATGGCGAGACGCTTGATATCGATGCACCAGCCATTATCCTTAACAGCCGTACACTGGTTCCTGTACGCTTCATCTCTGAAGGATTGGGACTGACTGTCGATTGGGATCAAACGGCAGCACAAGTAAGTCTTACATCCAACTAA
- a CDS encoding NADP-dependent oxidoreductase has protein sequence MSTFKMKAIQVHQYGGPETLQFEQEVTRPEPAAGEVLVRIQYAGAIPLDWKIRNGWLQDVFVKSLPYTPGTAMAGIVESVGEGVQDFQPGDRVFGNVKGSYAEFGIAPAQDLVHMPDGLSFEEAATIKGGAEAAWKALFTEGELESGQTVLIHAAAGGVGQYAVQLAKWKGAHVIATASGSNVDFVSSLGADQVIDYKTAAFEELVRNVDLVVETVGGDNEDRSWGVLKRGGKLVSLTQLPSRDKAEQYGVTAKFNSKFPTSEDLTIIAKLMADGTLRSEVDSIFPLRDADQAHAKSEARRGRGRILLDVRSM, from the coding sequence ATGTCTACATTCAAAATGAAAGCGATCCAAGTTCATCAATACGGTGGTCCGGAAACATTGCAATTTGAACAGGAAGTAACTCGGCCCGAACCTGCGGCGGGAGAAGTACTGGTACGTATTCAATATGCCGGAGCCATTCCGCTGGATTGGAAAATTCGTAATGGCTGGCTGCAGGACGTGTTTGTCAAAAGTCTGCCGTATACACCGGGCACAGCCATGGCAGGCATTGTTGAATCCGTAGGTGAGGGTGTCCAGGATTTCCAGCCAGGAGATCGTGTGTTTGGCAATGTGAAGGGAAGCTACGCAGAGTTCGGCATTGCTCCTGCTCAGGATCTGGTACATATGCCAGACGGACTAAGTTTCGAGGAAGCAGCAACCATTAAAGGTGGAGCCGAGGCTGCATGGAAGGCCTTGTTCACGGAAGGAGAGCTGGAATCCGGGCAAACTGTTCTGATCCATGCTGCTGCGGGCGGTGTCGGACAATATGCTGTACAGCTCGCCAAATGGAAAGGTGCCCATGTCATTGCTACGGCTTCTGGAAGCAATGTGGATTTTGTATCCTCCTTGGGTGCTGATCAGGTCATCGATTACAAAACAGCCGCGTTTGAAGAGCTGGTCCGCAACGTGGATCTCGTTGTAGAAACGGTTGGCGGAGATAATGAAGATCGTTCTTGGGGTGTACTGAAACGCGGTGGCAAGCTGGTTTCTTTAACTCAACTCCCCTCCCGCGACAAAGCAGAACAATACGGAGTAACAGCCAAGTTCAATTCAAAATTCCCGACTTCAGAGGATTTGACGATCATTGCCAAGCTTATGGCAGACGGTACCCTTCGTTCAGAAGTTGACTCCATTTTCCCTCTGCGTGACGCGGATCAGGCTCATGCCAAGAGTGAAGCCAGACGTGGCCGAGGACGCATTTTGCTGGATGTCCGCTCCATGTGA
- a CDS encoding MarR family winged helix-turn-helix transcriptional regulator, which produces MTSKDASNKDHPFLSSANDEFSAEHYPVSFGIFALARSHKGLAAQLIRDTGLFPGQEIMLMQLFAQDHQSQNSLGRTLRLDHSTVAKSVRRLESAGLVTRSRSKEDGRVTIVSLTEAGRALEDQVNSAWSRVEQITTAVLSDEEKNLLLSLSQKIASHIDSSLS; this is translated from the coding sequence ATGACATCAAAAGATGCTTCGAATAAAGATCACCCTTTCCTTAGTTCAGCTAACGATGAATTCAGCGCTGAGCATTATCCGGTCAGCTTTGGTATTTTTGCTCTTGCACGCTCGCATAAAGGGCTGGCTGCTCAATTGATTCGGGATACAGGATTGTTTCCTGGTCAAGAAATCATGTTGATGCAGCTGTTCGCACAGGACCATCAATCCCAGAATTCGCTGGGTCGTACACTCCGTCTGGATCATTCAACCGTAGCCAAGTCCGTTCGCCGCCTGGAAAGTGCAGGTCTCGTTACTCGCAGTCGCTCCAAAGAAGATGGACGGGTCACCATTGTCTCCCTGACGGAAGCAGGACGCGCCCTGGAGGATCAAGTGAACTCTGCCTGGAGCCGGGTTGAGCAGATCACTACCGCAGTCCTCTCAGATGAAGAAAAGAACTTACTGCTGTCTCTATCACAGAAAATTGCTTCACATATTGATTCATCCTTATCCTAA